A genomic segment from Burkholderiales bacterium encodes:
- the pheA gene encoding prephenate dehydratase produces the protein MSDALKTLRSRIDAIDDELLRLFAERARLAKEVGRLKQGNHVYRPEREAQVLRRLLAANPGPLSDEAVARLFREVMSVCRALEQPLRVAYLGPAGTFSQAAVVKHFGHAPQTVACASIDDVFRQAEAGMVDYAVVPVENSTEGAIGRTLDLLLNTPLKICGETVVRVHQCLLRKEDAGGKIARVYSHPQSLAQCHEWLNQNLPGVDRVPVASNAEAARLAAQEPEAAAIAGEMAAEIYGLTVLARNIEDDPNNTTRFLVLGAHDAAPSGRDKTSLVMSAPNRPGAVYELLGPFARHGVSMTKLESRPSGASLWEYVFYVDVEGHREDPPVAHSLAELRNLAPLLKILGSYPVADL, from the coding sequence GGCTGGCGAAGGAGGTGGGGCGGCTCAAACAGGGCAATCACGTCTATCGCCCGGAGCGGGAGGCGCAGGTGCTGCGCCGGCTGCTGGCGGCCAATCCCGGGCCGCTTTCCGACGAGGCGGTGGCGCGGCTTTTCCGCGAAGTCATGTCCGTCTGCCGCGCCCTGGAACAGCCCCTGCGCGTGGCCTACCTGGGGCCGGCGGGGACCTTCAGCCAGGCGGCGGTGGTGAAGCATTTCGGCCACGCGCCCCAGACCGTGGCCTGCGCTTCCATCGATGACGTGTTCCGGCAGGCCGAGGCGGGCATGGTGGACTACGCCGTGGTGCCGGTGGAGAACTCCACCGAGGGCGCCATCGGCCGCACCCTGGATCTGCTCCTCAACACGCCCCTGAAAATCTGTGGCGAGACGGTGGTGCGCGTGCACCAGTGCCTGCTGCGCAAGGAGGACGCGGGGGGAAAGATCGCCCGCGTCTATTCCCATCCCCAGTCCCTGGCCCAGTGCCACGAGTGGTTGAACCAGAATCTGCCCGGGGTGGACCGCGTGCCCGTCGCCAGTAATGCGGAAGCGGCCCGGCTGGCGGCGCAGGAGCCGGAGGCCGCCGCCATCGCCGGGGAGATGGCGGCGGAAATCTATGGCCTCACGGTGCTGGCGCGCAACATCGAGGACGACCCCAACAACACCACCCGCTTCCTCGTCCTGGGGGCACACGATGCCGCCCCCTCGGGGCGGGACAAGACCTCGCTGGTGATGTCGGCGCCCAACCGCCCCGGCGCCGTCTATGAACTCCTCGGCCCCTTTGCCCGTCATGGGGTGTCCATGACCAAGCTGGAATCGCGCCCCTCCGGGGCGAGCCTGTGGGAGTACGTCTTTTACGTGGACGTGGAGGGCCACCGTGAGGACCCGCCGGTTGCCCACTCCCTGGCGGAACTCAGAAACCTCGCGCCCCTGCTCAAAATCCTGGGTTCCTATC